A single window of Sparus aurata chromosome 12, fSpaAur1.1, whole genome shotgun sequence DNA harbors:
- the cetn3 gene encoding centrin-3, which translates to MSLSLRTDLAADKNKRKKRRELTEDQKHEIKEAFELFDTDKDREIDYHELKVAMRALGFEVKKVDVLKILKDYDREGNGKITFEDFNEVVTDRILERDPKEEIMKAFKLFDDDESGKISLRNLRRVARELGENVSDEELRSMIDEFDTDGDGEINQDEFLSIMTGDS; encoded by the exons ATGAGTCTGTCATTAAG AACTGATCTCGCAGCAGACAAAAACAAGCgcaagaagaggagagagctCACCGAGGATCAGAAGCATGAAATCAAAGAGGCCTTCGAGTTGTTCGACACTGACAAAGATAGAGAAATTGACTACCACGAGCTGAAG GTGGCGATGCGAGCACTCGGCTTTGAAGTGAAGAAAGTGGATGTTTTGAAGATTCTTAAAGACTATGACAGAGAGGGAAATGGCAAAATAACATTTGAGGATTTCAATGAAGTTG TGACTGATCGCATCCTGGAGCGAGACCCAAAGGAGGAGATCATGAAGGCCTTTAAGCTGTTTGATGATGACGAGTCGGgaaagatcagtctgaggaacCTGAGAAGAGTAGCTCGAGAACTCGGGGAGAACGTCAGCGACGAGGAGCTGCGCAGCATGATCGACGAGTTTGACACGGACGGAGACGGTGAAA TAAACCAGGATGAGTTCCTCTCCATTATGACCGGAGACTCCTGA